The Mesorhizobium sp. M3A.F.Ca.ET.080.04.2.1 genome contains the following window.
TGCAGGTCGAGCATCCGGTGACGGAGCTCGTCACCGGCATCGACCTGGTCGAGCAGATGATCCGCGTTGCCGCCGGCGAGAAGCTTGGGATCAAGCAAAACGACGTCACGCTCAACGGCTGGGCCGTCGAGAGTCGTCTCTATGCCGAGGATCCATATCGCAATTTCCTGCCCTCGATCGGCCGGCTGACGCGTTACCGCCCGCCGCAAGAGGGGACGTTCGGCAATGTCGTGATCCGCAACGACACCGGCGTCACCGAAGGCTCGGAAATCTCGATGTTCTATGACCCCATGGTGGCCAAGCTGTGCACCTGGGCGCCGACGAGGCTCGAGGCGATCGACGCCATGTCGGAGGCGCTGGACAGCTTCATCGTCGACGGCATCGAGCACAATATTCCCTTCCTGGCGGCGCTGATGCAGCACCGGCGCTGGCGGGAAGGGCGGCTCTCGACCGGCTTCATCGCCGAGGAGTATCCGCACGGTTTCACCCAGGTCGCACCGGATGGCGAGGAAAGGGGGGTGTTTGCCGCGATCGCCACCGCGATCGAGCTGCTGCGGCGCGACCGGCTCGATCGTCTCGGCGGACGGCTGGCGCCGCATTCCGGCCACCTCAAGCGCGACTGGGTGGTGAAGCTCGGCGCCGACTATCTTCGGGCCTGCGTCGTCGACGGCATGATCTCGATACCCATGGAGGTCGATTTGTCGATCGACGGCGGCAAGCCCATCACCGTCGCCTCGGACTGGCGCCCAGGTGACGCGATCTGGCAGGGCAGCGTCGGCGGCAACAGACTCGCGGCGCAGATCCGGCCGGTGCCGAACGGCCTTCGCATCGCCTGGAAGGGCATGTCGGTGACGGCGCGCGCCATGCTGCCGCGCATTGCAGAACTCGAACAGCTGATGCCCGAGAAGCTGGCGCCCGATACCTCGAAAATGCTGCTCTGCCCGATGCCCGGCCTCGTTGTGTCGATCGCCGTTGCCGAAGGACAGGAGGTCAAGGCGGGCGAGACGCTGGCCGTGGTCGAGGCGATGAAAATGGAAAACGTGCTGCGCGCCGAGCGCGATCTCACCGTCTCAAAGCTCAACGCCAAGCCCGGTGACAGCCTGGCGGTGGACGCCGTGATCATGGAGTTCGCCTGATGCTGCGAGGGCAGGTTCCCCACCCAGCCCCCACCCTCGCTCCGGCGCCACCTTCACTCAACATGCCGGACTCACTGCGCGGCGACCATGAAGCGCTTCACAATGCGGTAGCGACGGGTTTCGGGGGAAGACGGGCCTGTTTCGCTGGCACATGGGCCGCCGGGCGACTAGATTAGGGCCGAGCCGAGATTCTCGAAGACAAGCAAGGGCCTAAGTCGATTGGCAGACGCAGGAACGACACGCGATCCGCTGAAGCAGGAAGCCATGGAAAGGGCGAGCCGACCGGAGCTGCCGGCGCGCACCTTCATCCATTTGCGGGTGCATTCGGCCTATTCGCTGCTGGAAGGCGCGCTGCAGCTCGGCGCCATCGTCGGCCACGCGGTCAAGAACGAAGCGCCGGCGATCGCGGTCACCGACACCAACAATCTGTTCGGTGCGCTGGAATTCGCGCAGAAGGCGGTCAAGGACGGCATCCAGCCGATCATCGGCTGCCAGATCGATCTCGCCTTTTCCGGCGAGGCTGTCGAGGCGCAGCGCGATCGCCGCCGTCACGGTCCCGAGATGTCGCCGATCGTGCTGATCGCCGCGACCGAAGCCGGCTATGCCAATCTTGTCCGGCTGATCAGCCGGGTCTATCTGGAGACGCCCCCCGGCGAGCCGGTGCATCTGACCAGCGCGATGCTGGAAGGCTTGTGCGACGGCTTGATCTGCCTGACCGGCGGTCCGCGCGGCCCGATCGGCAGCGCGCTGAAGGCGGATCGCCGCGATCTCGCCGAGCAGCGGCTCCTTGCCCTCAAGGCGCTTTTCGGCGACCGGCTCTATGTCGAGCTCGAGCGCGTTCAGGGCTACGACCGTGCCGTCGAGAAGTCGACGGTCGACCTCGCCTACAGCCATGAGCTGCCGCTGGTCGCGACCAACGAAGCCTTCTTCTCCAAGCGCGAGGACTATGAGGCGCATGACGCGCTGATCGCCATCGCCGAGGGCTCGGTGGTCGCCGCCGACAACCGCCGGCGGCTTTCGCCGGACAATTTCCTGCGCGAGCAGGCCGAGATGGCGCGGCTTTTCTCGGACCTGCCGGAGGCGATCGACAACACGGTCGAGATCGCGATGCGCTGCTCCTATTATCCGAAGAACCGCAGCCCGATCCTGCCGCGCTTCACCGGCGCCGATGCCGCGGACAAGGACGCGGCGGAAAAGGCCGAGGCGGCTGAACTCGCCCGCCAGGCTCGCGAAGGGCTGGAGGCACGGCTTGCGGCGCATGGGCCAACCCCGGGCTACACGGTGGAGCAATATCGCGAGCGGCTCGAGTTCGAGCTCGGCATCATCGAGAAGATGAAGTTCCCGGGTTACTTCCTGATCGTTGCCGACTTCATCAAATGGGCGAAATCGCAGGGCATCCCGGTCGGGCCGGGCCGTGGCTCCGGCGCCGGATCGCTGGTCGCCTATTCGACGACCATCACCGATATCGATCCGCTGCGCTTTTCACTGCTGTTCGAGCGCTTCCTCAACCCCGACCGCGTGTCGATGCCCGACTTCGACATCGACTTCTGCCAGGACCGGCGCGAGGAGGTGATCCGCTACGTTCAGCAGAAATACGGCCGCGACCAGGTCGGCCAGATCATCACCTTCGGTACGCTGCAGGCTCGCGCCGTGCTGCGCGATGTCGGCCGCGTGCTGCAGATGCCTTACGGCCAGGTCGACAAGCTTTCCAAAATGGTGCCGCAGAACCCGGCCAATCCCGTCAAGCTGGCCGATGCCATCGCCAACGAGCCTCGCTTCGCCGAGGAGGCCGAGAAAGAGCCGATCGTGCAGACGCTGCTCGAAACGGCGCAAAAGCTCGAGGGCCTCTACCGTCATGCCTCGACGCACGCCGCCGGCATCGTCATCGGCGATCGGCCGCTGTCGGAACTGGTGCCGATGTATCGCGATCCGCGTTCGGACATGCCGGTAACCCAGTTCAACATGAAATATGTCGAGCAGGCGGGGCTGGTGAAGTTCGACTTCCTCGGCCTGAAGACGCTGACGGTGCTGGAAACGGCCGTGAAGCTCATCCGCCGGCGCGGCGTCGACATCGATCTCGCGACGATACCGCTCGACGACAAGGACACTTACGCCATGCTGTCGCGCGGCGAGGTGGTCGGCGTGTTCCAGGTTGAAAGTGCGGGCATGCGCAAGGCGCTGATCGGCATGCGGCCGGACTGCATCGAGGACATCATCGCACTGGTCGCGCTCTACCGACCCGGCCCGATGGAGAACATCCCGACCTACAATGCCAGAAAGCATGGCGAGGAGGAGATGGCCTCGATCCATCCCAAGATCGACCATCTGGTGAAGGAGACCCAAGGCGTCATCGTTTACCAGGAACAGGTGATGCAGATCGCGCAGGAGCTTTCCGGCTATTCGCTGGGCGAAGCCGACCTGCTGCGCCGCGCCATGGGCAAGAAGATCCGCGCCGAGATGGACAAGCAGCGCGAGCGCTTCGTCACGGGTGCGGTCGAACGCGGCGTCGGCAAGGCGCAGGCCGACTTCATCTTCGACCTTCTGGCGAAGTTTGCCGATTACGGCTTCAACAAGTCGCACGCTGCCGCCTATGCGGTCGTCTCCTATCAGACCGCCTACCTGAAGGCGCATTATCCGGTCGAATTCCTGGCGGCGTCGATGACGCTCGATATGGGCAACACCGACAAGCTTGCCGATTTCAGGCAGGATGCGATGCGCCTCGGCATCGAAGTGGTTGCGCCTTCGGTGATGACCAGCTTCCGCCCCTTCGAGGTCGGCGAGAACAAGATCTTCTATTCGCTGGCGGCGCTGAAGGGCGTCGGCGATGCGGCGGTCGAGCACATCGTGCAGACGCGCGGCGAAAGGCCGTTCAAGAGCCTTGCCGACTTCTGCGAACGGGTCGATCCGAAGATCGTCGGCAAACGCGTTTTCGAGAGCCTGATCATGGCCGGTGCGCTGGATTGCTTCGGACATGACCGCGCCGCCATGATGGCCGGCGTGGAGCGCATGATGGGGCTGGCGTCTCTAGCGCAGCAGAATGCCATCTCCGGCCAGGCGGATATCTTTGGTGCCTCGCTCGGTGCGCAGTCGCAGGCGCTCAACCTCCCGGCCACCGATCCCTGGCTGGCCGCAGACAAGCTGCACCGCGAATTCCAGGTGGTCGGCTTCTACCTGTCGGCGCATCCGCTCGACGAATACAAGGCGGCGCTGCAGAAGATGCGGGTGCAGAACTGGGCGGAGTTTTCGGCGGCGGTGAAACGCGGCGCCGCCGCCGGCCGGCTTGCCGGCACCGTCACCACCAAGCAGGAGCGCAAGACCCGCACCGGCAACAAGATGGGTGTCGTGCAGTTTTCAGATACGACCGGACAGTATGAAGCCGTGCTGTTCTCGGAAGGACTGGCGCAATATCGCGACATGCTGGAGCCAGGCCGCTCGGTTGTGATCACGGTCTCGGCGGAAGACCGGCCGGAAGGCATCAATCTTCGCATCCAGACGGTGCAGTCGCTGGAGGACGAGGCCAGCCGCATCCAGAAGGCGCTGCGCATTTTCGTGCGCGACGCCCAGCCGATCAGCACCCTTGCCAACCAGCTCGCCGTAAAGGGCGAAGGGCAGGTGAGTTTCGTGCTCATCAAGGAGGCCGGACAGGGCGAGGTCGAGATCGAATTGCCCAACCGCTATCGCATCTCGCCGCAGGTCGCATCGGCCATGCGCGCGGTTCCCGGCGTGGTGGAAGTGGAACTGGTCTAGCTCAGGGAGTCGCGGCTTCGGCTTCGGCCACCCGCGGCGTTTTGCGCTGCAGATTTAGCAGATTGCCCAACAGGATCAGCATGGCGCCGCCGGCGGTGAAGACGTCGATCTGTTCGTGGTAAAGCAGCCAGCCGACCAGCGCCGACAGCGGCACGCGCAGGAAATCCATCGGCGAAATGATGGTGGCGTCGGCATAGGCGAGCGCGCGGGCCAGGCAGAAATGCGATGACATGCCGGTGAAGGCGATGACGACGATCCATGGCCAGAGCGCAAGCGACGGATTGCGCCATTCATAGAGCGCCGGGATGAGGCCGATTGCCGACTGGATGAGCAGCATCCAGAAAATGATGCGCACGACGCTGTCGGTGCGTGTCAGCGATTTCACCAGCACCATCGAGATGCCGAAACAAACGGCGGCGCCCAGCACCACCAGATGGCCTGGATCCATGGAGCCGGCACTGGGGCGCACGATGATCACCACGCCGACCAGTCCGAGCACGATCGCTGCCAACCTTGGCTTTGAGAGCCGCTCGCCGAGAAAGCTGACGGCCAGGATGGCAGTCCAGATCGGCGTCGTGAATTCGATCGAGATCAGCACCGCGAGCGGGATCAGCGTCAGCGCATAGAGCCATGCTGCCTGGCCGGTATAGTGGATGACATTGCGGGCCACATGGGCAAGCGGGCGCTTCGTGCGCATTGCCGCGAAGCCGCCATTCATCATCACCAGCGGCAGCAGGATGAAGAAGCCGATCACCGAGCGAAGCTCAAGGACCTGGAACACGTTCAACTCGGCTGTCGTCTCGCGCCCGGCAATGGACATGCCCAGGAAGGAGGCGATCGAGAGCGCCATCCAGAGCGCCGCCCTGGGGATCGAGGGAGTGGGTGCCATCGGCGCTATGTGGCAAGCCGGGGCTTTCGCCGCAACCGGTAGCCACGGCATTCCACTGGGCCAGAGGGCAGTGTTTCTGTTCTAACCTCCGGCGAGCGACAGCCCGCGCGCTCGTTCGCGCAGCAATTCGAGCAACTGATTGCGCCGCGGTTCCGGCGTGTCGATCGGCAGCACGAAACAAAGCGTCCTGTTGATGGCGCCGTGGCCGTCGCAGATGGGGGCTGCCATGCACCAGGTGAAGCGGTCGGCAAGCGCCGAGGTCTCGCTGAAGCCCTGCATGCGCGCCTGGTCGACATCGGCGAAGAAATCCTGCGGAGCGATTATGCGTCCGTCGGGCAGCTTGTAATCCTCGGCCGGGATGAAGCTCTTCAGATCCGGCGGGCTCATATGGCCGACCAGCAGCCGCCCCGATGCCGTCCACGGGATCGGCACCTCGACGCCGACGTCGCTGGAGATGCGGAACGGACCGGGGGAGTCGCGGCAATCAAGGACGACGTATTTGTTGCCGCGCAGGCCGCAGAGTTGAACGGTCTCGCCTGTCTCGGCCGCCATCCTATCGAGGGTTTCGAGGATGCGGCGATAGTGGGCATTGTGATGCGAATAGGCCCAGCCGAACAGATGCATCGCCCGGCCGAAATAGACGTAGCCCTCGGAACCGACATTCTCCAGCATCTCGGCGTCGAGCAAGCTGTTGACTATCTCGTATGTCGTCGAACGCGGCGCGTTGATCATCTTGGCGATGTCGCCGACCCGCATCGGCGAGCGATGCTTGAGCAGCGCTTCGAGCAGCATGATGACGCGATCGATGCCGCGCCGCCGCTCGCCGCCCTGCGGCTGTACGCCGGCACCCGCCCCGATCGGTTCAGTCGCACCGTCAGTCATATCTGTCGCCCAGGATCATTTTTTCGGTCCTCGTCTCAAGGCGCTTGAAAGATGTCAAGGCTCAGTCTAGCATCCGCCTTGTCCGATATACAGACACATTGTCTGAAATATCGGACAAACTAACAAGACGGACAGAGAAGTCCAGACGGGAAACGAGCGGTCTCCGCGGCGCGGCGACCGGGGCGTTTCGTCGTCCCGACCCCGCATGTCCGGACACAACCACAGAAGGGGAACCGTCATCATGAGAACATCGCTTTTCGCATCCGCCAGTGCCCTTTGCCTCGGTCTCGTCATGGCCTTTGGAGCCGGCTCGGAGGCCAATGCCGCCGCCAAGTGCATCAAGGGCGATCGCAAGGCGCCGTACACGATCGGCTGGGCCAACATCTATTCCGTGCCGACCTGGATGAAGCAGACGCAGGGCACGATCGAAGCCGAGGTCGAGGCGCTGAAGAAGCAGGGGCTGGTCGACAAGCTGGTGGTGACCGACGCCCAGGGCGATGCCAACGTGCAGATCCAGCAGATCCAGTCGATGATCGATTCCAATGTCGACGCCATCATCCTGATCGCCGGGTCCTCGACAGCGCCGGCGCGTGTCATCGCGGATGCCTGCGCCAAGGGCATTGCCATCATCAATTTCGACAGCCTCGTCGACACCGACCAGGTGACCGCCAAGGTCAACACCGATTCCTCGCAGTGGGGTGATCAGGCTGCCAAGTTCCTGATCGACGCCATCGGCGGCAAGGGCAAGATCCTCATCCTCAACGGACCGGCCGGCGTTTCGGTCAGCGACGATCGCCGCAAGGGTGCCGATGCGGAGCTCAAGGCTCATCCCGACGTGAAGGTGCTGGCCGAGACCAACACCCCCTACAACGTCGCGCCGGCCCAGGAAGCCGTGACCAGCCTGCTCTTCGCCAACCCCGAGATCGACGGCATCCTGTCGCTCGGCGGCGCGCTGTCGGCCGGCGCGGTTCTGGCGCTCGACAAGCAGGGCCGCGACCAGGTGCCGATCACCGGCGAGAACGCGCGCCAGTTCCTCGAGCTGTGGAAGGAGAAGGGCCTGAAGAGCTGGGCCACCATGCAGCCGAACTGGCTCGGCGCCTTCGCCACCTACACCGCGGTCCAGGCGCTCGAAGGCAAGGACGTGCCGGCCTTCGTGAAGATCCCGCTGCCGGTCATCGACAATTCCAACATCGACGAATACCTGGCCCGAGCCAAGGATTTCCCGGCTGACGGCTACATCTATTCGCCTTACGATGAGGAGTTGTTCAAGAAGCTGCTGGCGCAGAAATAAGCCAGAAGGGTTGCGGCATTGACAACCACGGCTCCGCTCCTGGCCGCGCGGGGGGTGTCGAAGGCTTTCTTCGGCAACCCCGTCCTGCGCGACGTTTCCATTGCTCTCCAGCCGGGCCGCGTGCATGCGCTGCTCGGCGAGAACGGCGCAGGAAAGTCGACACTGATCAACCTTTTGTCCGGCGCGTTGCGCCCGGATGGCGGGGCGATCGAGGTCGACGGGCGCGCCGTGGCGCGCATGACACCGGCGCTGGCGCGGCAGGCCGGCATTGCCGTCGTGCAGCAGGAACTCAGCCTGACGGCCAGCCTGTCGATCGCCGAAAACATCGGGCTGGGCGCCTATCCGAAACGGTTCGGCCTGGTCGATTATCGAGAGCTTGCCGCCCGGGCGAAGGCGGCGTGCGACCTGGTCGGGCTGCATGAGCCGCTGTCGACGCCGGTCGGGAACCTTTCGCTCGGCCGGCGGCAGATGGTCGAGATCGCCAAGGCGCTCTATCGCAAACCGCGCGTTCTCATTCTGGACGAGCCGACCTCGTCGCTATCGGCAACGGAGACGAAAATTCTCACCGATCTGCTGGAACGGCTGCGTGGCGAAGGCGTCGCCATTCTCTACATCTCGCACCGGCTGAACGAGGTGATGGCGCTCTGCCATCACGTCACCGTGCTCAAGGACGGTACCTGCACGGCGGACCGCTCGCTGCAAGGCACAGATGCGGCCGGACTGGTGCGGCTGATGGTCGGGCGCGACCCTGGCGATCTCTTTCCCAAGTGGCAGCCAGCATCATCGCCGACCACGGCGATCACCATTCGCAAGTTGTCCGCCGGGCTCATGCGCGATGTCGATCTGGAGATCAGGACCGGCGAAGTGCTGGGCATTGGCGGCCTGGTCGGGCAGGGTCAAGAGGACCTGCTGCTTGGGCTCTACGGCGCCATACCGGCCAGGACAGCATCGGCAACGGTCAATGGGACTTCGGGCCTGCCGGGCGGCGTGCCCAAGGCCAATGCGCTGGGGCTCGCCTATGTGCCGGCGGATCGCAAGCGCGAGGGCCTGCATCTCATCCATCCGATCATCACCAACATGATGCTGCCCGCCTTTGCGCGGCCGCCGGCGTTGAAGCTGCGGAGCCGCAAGGCCGAGCGGGAGAAGGCAAGAAGCCTTGCCGCACAGCTTGCCATCAAGGGCGATCTGCAAAGGCCGGCGCAAGCGCTCTCCGGTGGCAACCAGCAGAAGGTCGCTCTGGCGAAATGGATGCCGCACGATCCGCTGGTATTGCTTCTTAACGATCCGACGCGCGGCGTCGATGTCGAGACCAAGCGCGAGATCTATCTGATGCTTCGCGCCTTCGCCGCCGCCGGCAAGGCCGTCGTGCTGCTCAGTTCCGATACGCCTGAGCTGGTGCATCTGTGCGACCGGGTCGCGGTGGTG
Protein-coding sequences here:
- a CDS encoding acetyl/propionyl/methylcrotonyl-CoA carboxylase subunit alpha, with the protein product MFKKILIANRGEIACRVIKTARKMGIATVAVFSDADRDAVHVEMADEAVHIGSSPAAQSYLLPEKIIAACKETGAQAVHPGYGFLSERASFCEALEDQGIVFIGPKPKAIRAMGDKIESKKFASQAKVSTVPGWLGVIENADHAEKIAGEIGYPVMIKASAGGGGKGMRIAWSKAEVRDGFERARSEAKSSFGDDRVFLEKFVVDPRHIEIQVLADAHGNALYLGERECSIQRRNQKVVEEAPSSFLDPRTRKAMGEQAVALAKAVDYQSAGTVEFIVDKDKNFYFLEMNTRLQVEHPVTELVTGIDLVEQMIRVAAGEKLGIKQNDVTLNGWAVESRLYAEDPYRNFLPSIGRLTRYRPPQEGTFGNVVIRNDTGVTEGSEISMFYDPMVAKLCTWAPTRLEAIDAMSEALDSFIVDGIEHNIPFLAALMQHRRWREGRLSTGFIAEEYPHGFTQVAPDGEERGVFAAIATAIELLRRDRLDRLGGRLAPHSGHLKRDWVVKLGADYLRACVVDGMISIPMEVDLSIDGGKPITVASDWRPGDAIWQGSVGGNRLAAQIRPVPNGLRIAWKGMSVTARAMLPRIAELEQLMPEKLAPDTSKMLLCPMPGLVVSIAVAEGQEVKAGETLAVVEAMKMENVLRAERDLTVSKLNAKPGDSLAVDAVIMEFA
- the dnaE gene encoding DNA polymerase III subunit alpha, whose protein sequence is MERASRPELPARTFIHLRVHSAYSLLEGALQLGAIVGHAVKNEAPAIAVTDTNNLFGALEFAQKAVKDGIQPIIGCQIDLAFSGEAVEAQRDRRRHGPEMSPIVLIAATEAGYANLVRLISRVYLETPPGEPVHLTSAMLEGLCDGLICLTGGPRGPIGSALKADRRDLAEQRLLALKALFGDRLYVELERVQGYDRAVEKSTVDLAYSHELPLVATNEAFFSKREDYEAHDALIAIAEGSVVAADNRRRLSPDNFLREQAEMARLFSDLPEAIDNTVEIAMRCSYYPKNRSPILPRFTGADAADKDAAEKAEAAELARQAREGLEARLAAHGPTPGYTVEQYRERLEFELGIIEKMKFPGYFLIVADFIKWAKSQGIPVGPGRGSGAGSLVAYSTTITDIDPLRFSLLFERFLNPDRVSMPDFDIDFCQDRREEVIRYVQQKYGRDQVGQIITFGTLQARAVLRDVGRVLQMPYGQVDKLSKMVPQNPANPVKLADAIANEPRFAEEAEKEPIVQTLLETAQKLEGLYRHASTHAAGIVIGDRPLSELVPMYRDPRSDMPVTQFNMKYVEQAGLVKFDFLGLKTLTVLETAVKLIRRRGVDIDLATIPLDDKDTYAMLSRGEVVGVFQVESAGMRKALIGMRPDCIEDIIALVALYRPGPMENIPTYNARKHGEEEMASIHPKIDHLVKETQGVIVYQEQVMQIAQELSGYSLGEADLLRRAMGKKIRAEMDKQRERFVTGAVERGVGKAQADFIFDLLAKFADYGFNKSHAAAYAVVSYQTAYLKAHYPVEFLAASMTLDMGNTDKLADFRQDAMRLGIEVVAPSVMTSFRPFEVGENKIFYSLAALKGVGDAAVEHIVQTRGERPFKSLADFCERVDPKIVGKRVFESLIMAGALDCFGHDRAAMMAGVERMMGLASLAQQNAISGQADIFGASLGAQSQALNLPATDPWLAADKLHREFQVVGFYLSAHPLDEYKAALQKMRVQNWAEFSAAVKRGAAAGRLAGTVTTKQERKTRTGNKMGVVQFSDTTGQYEAVLFSEGLAQYRDMLEPGRSVVITVSAEDRPEGINLRIQTVQSLEDEASRIQKALRIFVRDAQPISTLANQLAVKGEGQVSFVLIKEAGQGEVEIELPNRYRISPQVASAMRAVPGVVEVELV
- a CDS encoding DMT family transporter, yielding MAPTPSIPRAALWMALSIASFLGMSIAGRETTAELNVFQVLELRSVIGFFILLPLVMMNGGFAAMRTKRPLAHVARNVIHYTGQAAWLYALTLIPLAVLISIEFTTPIWTAILAVSFLGERLSKPRLAAIVLGLVGVVIIVRPSAGSMDPGHLVVLGAAVCFGISMVLVKSLTRTDSVVRIIFWMLLIQSAIGLIPALYEWRNPSLALWPWIVVIAFTGMSSHFCLARALAYADATIISPMDFLRVPLSALVGWLLYHEQIDVFTAGGAMLILLGNLLNLQRKTPRVAEAEAATP
- a CDS encoding IclR family transcriptional regulator, which produces MTDGATEPIGAGAGVQPQGGERRRGIDRVIMLLEALLKHRSPMRVGDIAKMINAPRSTTYEIVNSLLDAEMLENVGSEGYVYFGRAMHLFGWAYSHHNAHYRRILETLDRMAAETGETVQLCGLRGNKYVVLDCRDSPGPFRISSDVGVEVPIPWTASGRLLVGHMSPPDLKSFIPAEDYKLPDGRIIAPQDFFADVDQARMQGFSETSALADRFTWCMAAPICDGHGAINRTLCFVLPIDTPEPRRNQLLELLRERARGLSLAGG
- a CDS encoding ABC transporter substrate-binding protein, yielding MRTSLFASASALCLGLVMAFGAGSEANAAAKCIKGDRKAPYTIGWANIYSVPTWMKQTQGTIEAEVEALKKQGLVDKLVVTDAQGDANVQIQQIQSMIDSNVDAIILIAGSSTAPARVIADACAKGIAIINFDSLVDTDQVTAKVNTDSSQWGDQAAKFLIDAIGGKGKILILNGPAGVSVSDDRRKGADAELKAHPDVKVLAETNTPYNVAPAQEAVTSLLFANPEIDGILSLGGALSAGAVLALDKQGRDQVPITGENARQFLELWKEKGLKSWATMQPNWLGAFATYTAVQALEGKDVPAFVKIPLPVIDNSNIDEYLARAKDFPADGYIYSPYDEELFKKLLAQK
- a CDS encoding sugar ABC transporter ATP-binding protein, coding for MTTTAPLLAARGVSKAFFGNPVLRDVSIALQPGRVHALLGENGAGKSTLINLLSGALRPDGGAIEVDGRAVARMTPALARQAGIAVVQQELSLTASLSIAENIGLGAYPKRFGLVDYRELAARAKAACDLVGLHEPLSTPVGNLSLGRRQMVEIAKALYRKPRVLILDEPTSSLSATETKILTDLLERLRGEGVAILYISHRLNEVMALCHHVTVLKDGTCTADRSLQGTDAAGLVRLMVGRDPGDLFPKWQPASSPTTAITIRKLSAGLMRDVDLEIRTGEVLGIGGLVGQGQEDLLLGLYGAIPARTASATVNGTSGLPGGVPKANALGLAYVPADRKREGLHLIHPIITNMMLPAFARPPALKLRSRKAEREKARSLAAQLAIKGDLQRPAQALSGGNQQKVALAKWMPHDPLVLLLNDPTRGVDVETKREIYLMLRAFAAAGKAVVLLSSDTPELVHLCDRVAVVREGRIVTTLSRAALSEEAIVSAAMGAEKQKVAA